CTCGTCCCGATCCATGGCGAGTACCGTATGCTGGATGCTCACAAACGGCTAGCCGTGCAGACCGGCGTCGAGCAAGGGAATGTGTTCTTGCTCGATAACGGCGACGTGCTCGAGTTCACGCACGAGTACGCCGACAAGATCGGCAAGACGTACGGCGGTCATGTCTTCGTTGACGGTTCGGGCATCGGCGATATCGGCGAGGCGGTCTTGCGCGACCGAAAGGCCCTTTCCAACGACGGGATCATCATGGTGGTCGTTGCCATCGACGCCGAAGAGGCGCGGGTCATCGCCGGGCCTGATCTCATCTCGCGCGGCGTCTTCTATTTGCCCGAAGCCGGCGGCGTGCTCGACGAACTTCGCACCCAGCTTCGCGCGATGATCGACGGCCTATCCGTGGATGCGCGGCGCGATGTCGATTCGATGCGAGAGCATATACGCAGCTCGTTAGCGAGCTCGGTCTACGCGCGGACCAAGCGCCGACCCATAGTCATCCCCGTCGTCATGGAAGTCTAGCGATCACCGCGTCGGTGAACTCGGTCGTTGTTGCCTGGCCGCCGAGGTCGGCGGTGGCGACGCCGTCGCGCAACGCGCCGATCGCCGCATCGTAGATCCAGCGGGAAGCGTTCGCGGCGCGCGGATCGGGAACGTACGATAGCGCGGCCGCCGCCGCGAGAATCATCGCAAGTGGATTGGCAACGTTCTTTCCTTGCAAACGGGGTGCCGTGCCGTGCGGCGCCTCGGAGAGCACGATCGAAGGTTTCAAATTCGCATCGAACGCTAAAACGAGCGATTCGGCGCCTGCGATCGAGCCGAAGAGCTGCATCACGAGGTCGGAGAGCGAGTCGCCGTCGCGATTGAGCGCCGGAATCACCAGCGGCCGGTCGCCCGACGACGAGAGCAGTAGCGCATAGGTGGCGTCGATGAGCTGCGGATCGTAGCCGACGCCGGGATGGCGTCGCGCGGCCGCATCCATCTCCTCTTTGAGCATTCCTTCGTAGATTGGGCTGACGGTAAACTTCGGGCCGCCGAAGACGGTAGCGCCCAGCTTCGCCGCGTGCTCGAAAGCGTATTCGGCGACGTAACGGCAGATACGCCGCTCGATCGTTTCGGTGCGGCAGGCAATTTCGTCGATCCCATCGCCGCTGCGCCATTCTTTGGCTCCATAGGCATCGCCGACGGCCATGCGCACGACCGAAATGGGAGCGTGGATTCCGGCGACGGGCCGAACGCCCGGTAATTTTCGGCCGGTGCGCACGATAACGGCAGCACCGATCGCTTCGCGCAGGATGCGGTTGGGCGAGCCGACGTCGCCCGCGACTTCGGGCGTAATCGTTGCCGCTTTGATGCCGATGCCGTGGCGCTGCAACGCCTCGGCGGCATCGAGCACGATCTGATTCGAGGTTCGGCGTCGATGATCCAATGAAAGATCGTAACGCTCGAAGTGCAGTCGAACGCCGAGGGCGGGGGCGTCGAGCACGCGCAGTGCTTCCAACAGCAACTCTTGGCCGGTTTGATCGCCCTCGAGGACGACGATGGTCGTCAAAATGAACTCCCGCTGTAACGAAGAAGAGAAAGATTCCATGGCACGCACCCGCCGGAGGGCGTATGCGCGGACGCGGCTGAACCTCGAAATCGTCGGGATCGCTGCCGTCGCACTCGCCGTCTTCTGCGGCGTTTCCCTCGCCTTTCCGCACCATGCCGGCGCCATCGGCGGCTGGAGTGCTGCGGAGCTGCGCCGACTCTTTGGAGGTGCGGCGCCGCTTTTCCCGGTGCTCGTCATCTTGTTCGGCGCAATCGTCTTCCTCGAAGTCAACGTGCCGCGGATGATCGCCGGCTTGGGCACGACCGCGCTCGCGTACTTCCTATTAATTACGGCGATGTTCGGCGCCAGCGGCGCGCGGCATGGGGGAATCGTCGGCTCGAACATTTGGTGGGCGTTGCGGGCATTGGTCGGCAACGTCGGAGCATGGATCGTGCTTGGCGTGGCGATGCTTTCGCTAACGCTCTGGCTCACGAACTCCAGCATGAAGCAACTCATCGGGCGCGTCATCGTCTTCTTCGGCGGTTTGCGGCCGCCGGCGATGCCCAAGCTGCCCAAGGTCGAGATGCCTCGAGGTCATGATTCGTTGCGCGAAGCGTTTGCGCTGCCGTTAGCACCGATTACTCCGGTCGAGGTAATCGTGAGTGCGCCTGTCGTCGACGATGCGGATCCGCAACCCGTCGTCGCGCGCGAGCCTGAAGAACGACGCACTTGGAACGATGTCGCCCCTGCGGAGGATACCCGCGCAGTTGAGGATGCGCCGAGAGTTCAGGTAACGTCGGCCGAGGGCGCACGATCCTATCGCCTGCCGGATCTAGCGCTCTTCGACGTGCCACCCGGTCAGACGGTCGACCAATCGAATCGGGCGCATATTCTCGAGGACACGCTGGCGAGCTTCGGTGTCGGCGCGAAGGTTTCGCATATCGAACGCGGGCCGTCGATTACGCGTTACGAGCTCAAGCCCGAGCGCGGAATCAAGATTTCACGGATTGCGTCACTTGCCGATGATTTAGCGCTCGCGCTCGCGGCGACGAGCGTGCGGATCGAAGCGCCGATTCCCGGAAAATCCGCGGTGGGGATCGAGGTTCCGAACCAGACGGTCTCGATTGTCGCGATTCGCGAGATCCTCGACGCGCTTCCCAATCGCGGTCAGGTTCCGCCTCTCTGGATGGCCCTCGGCAAAGACATCACCGGCCGGCCGGTTTTCGGCGATCTCTGCAAAATGCCGCACCTTCTCGTTGCCGGTGCGACCGGCGCGGGCAAATCGGTCTGCTTGAATATGATCATCGCCTCGCTCTTGGTCACCGCGACACCCGATCAAGTGCAGATGCTCATGATCGATCCCAAACGAGTCGAGCTGACCGTCTTCAACGGAATTCCTCATCTCATTAAGGACGTCATTGCCGATCCGCGCCTCGCCGCGGGCGCACTCTTCGA
This Candidatus Eremiobacterota bacterium DNA region includes the following protein-coding sequences:
- a CDS encoding isocitrate dehydrogenase, translating into MESFSSSLQREFILTTIVVLEGDQTGQELLLEALRVLDAPALGVRLHFERYDLSLDHRRRTSNQIVLDAAEALQRHGIGIKAATITPEVAGDVGSPNRILREAIGAAVIVRTGRKLPGVRPVAGIHAPISVVRMAVGDAYGAKEWRSGDGIDEIACRTETIERRICRYVAEYAFEHAAKLGATVFGGPKFTVSPIYEGMLKEEMDAAARRHPGVGYDPQLIDATYALLLSSSGDRPLVIPALNRDGDSLSDLVMQLFGSIAGAESLVLAFDANLKPSIVLSEAPHGTAPRLQGKNVANPLAMILAAAAALSYVPDPRAANASRWIYDAAIGALRDGVATADLGGQATTTEFTDAVIARLP